DNA sequence from the Pedobacter schmidteae genome:
TCCAAAAGGTAAGGTTTTCACCTTGCACAGTTTTCATAGTTGCCTTGCCATTCCCTTTTTTTACTGCAGCCCAAACTGCTTTTGAACTGTAGTTGCCCGCCAACACATGATACGTGAGGATTTTAGTTAGCATGGCCTTATTCTCTGGTTTAACGAGATTTTCGACAGTGCCCTTTGGTAGCTTGCTGAATGCAGCGTTTGTTGGTGCAAAGACGGTGAACGGACCGGTTGAAGATAGGGTCTCTACCAGTCCGGCTGCTTTAACTGCCGCTACCAGCGTTGTATGGTCTTTGGAGTTCACCGCATTTTCTACAATGTTTTTGCTTGGGTACATGGCAGCTCCGCCAACCATGACTGTTTTTTCTTTGGACTGCGCCGGGGCCAGGTTCGTATTAAAGCATATAAAACTGAGTGACAATACGCCAAGGGCTACAATTTTTTTTAACTCTTTCATGTTGTTTAATTTTTATGGTTAAGATTTTGTTTTGATACCGACATCTACGGGGACAATGAAGATTTTGGTTTTTAGGGTAGGGATTTTTTTTACAGATTTTATTTATCTGTCTAAAAATCAAGGTTTAATAAAAAAAATAATCCATTCAGTTATTTTTTTTTATGTTTGTTTTAAGTATTTGACTTTGAAGAGCCAACAAAAATTATCGGAAGAAAATCTCATTCAGTTGTTGTTGCAACACGACGAGGATGGTTTTAATTATCTCTATGATAATTATGCGCCGGCTATTTATGGTGTCGTAGTGAGGATAGTGGGCGAAAAGGAGTATGCCAATGAGGCCCTTCAAGATGTTTTTGTGAAAATTTGGAAGAACATCAAACAATTTGATCCTGAAAGGGGACGTTTGTACACCTGGATGATTAACATAGCCAGAAATACTGCTATAGATTATATCAGGTCAAAAGGTTTTCAGCACCAACAGAAAAACCAAAATCTCCCCGAGTCCGTAGATGACGACGAACAACATTCGATAACTTTGGATGTGGATCATATTGGGATGAAAGAAGTGCTGATGCAGCTGAAGAATGAGTGGCGAACGGTGATAGAACTGGCCTACTATAAGGGGTATACCCAACAGGAGATAGCCGAAAGGCTGGATATACCTATAGGCACGGTGAAGACAAGAACAAGGAGTGCATTGATTGAGCTGAAAGGCTTGTTAAAGGATTATAAATAAATTGGATATAAAAGCATACATATCGTCTGGCATCGTAGAGGCCTATGTAATGGGGACAGCTTCGGAAGAGGAAGTCCGTATTTTTGAATGTGTCCAAAAGCATAGCCCTGAAGTGAGACAGGCTGTTTTGGATGCTCAAAGCATCCTGGAAGACTTTGTGACCAGTCAGGCTATTGCTCCACCTGCTGAGCTCAAGTCTGTAATCTGGGCAAAAGTTAAGCAGGAAGCAGATGAACCTTCGGATGTAAAGGATGCATCTGCTGCAGTAACCGTACCGCTATATCCTTCGCAAGTTATTGAGCATAGCAATAGCCGCCTCAAATGGCTTACCGTGGCGGCAACAGTGCTGCTGGTTGCCAGTATTTCATTAAATCTTTATTTGAATGGTCGTCAAAATCGTATTAAGGGTCAATTAGCGGTATTGCAGGCCTCCAAAACGAAAGACGAACTGAACTACAATAACCTGAAGAGCAGATGGGATATGGTCAATAACCCCGCTGTGAAGAGCATCCACTTATTGGGCGTAGAAAAACATCCGGATATGAGGGCTGTAGTCTATTTTGATCAGACCTCAAAACAGGTTTATCTGGCATTGGAAAATCTACCGAAACCTTCAAAAGATCATCAATATCAATTGTGGGCAATAGTGGATGGTAAACCGGTAAGTCTGGGTGTGTTTGATCAGGATGCCGGATCCACTGTACAGAAAATGACAGCCATCAAAACTGCTCAAGCCTTCGCTATTACGCTAGAGAAAAGAGGAGGAAGTC
Encoded proteins:
- a CDS encoding anti-sigma factor domain-containing protein; its protein translation is MDIKAYISSGIVEAYVMGTASEEEVRIFECVQKHSPEVRQAVLDAQSILEDFVTSQAIAPPAELKSVIWAKVKQEADEPSDVKDASAAVTVPLYPSQVIEHSNSRLKWLTVAATVLLVASISLNLYLNGRQNRIKGQLAVLQASKTKDELNYNNLKSRWDMVNNPAVKSIHLLGVEKHPDMRAVVYFDQTSKQVYLALENLPKPSKDHQYQLWAIVDGKPVSLGVFDQDAGSTVQKMTAIKTAQAFAITLEKRGGSPSPTLEQMYVMGKV
- a CDS encoding RNA polymerase sigma factor; amino-acid sequence: MKSQQKLSEENLIQLLLQHDEDGFNYLYDNYAPAIYGVVVRIVGEKEYANEALQDVFVKIWKNIKQFDPERGRLYTWMINIARNTAIDYIRSKGFQHQQKNQNLPESVDDDEQHSITLDVDHIGMKEVLMQLKNEWRTVIELAYYKGYTQQEIAERLDIPIGTVKTRTRSALIELKGLLKDYK
- a CDS encoding fasciclin domain-containing protein translates to MKELKKIVALGVLSLSFICFNTNLAPAQSKEKTVMVGGAAMYPSKNIVENAVNSKDHTTLVAAVKAAGLVETLSSTGPFTVFAPTNAAFSKLPKGTVENLVKPENKAMLTKILTYHVLAGNYSSKAVWAAVKKGNGKATMKTVQGENLTFWTKGKDLYVSDTKGNNAKVTIADVNQSNGVIHVIDTVLMP